In Sorghum bicolor cultivar BTx623 chromosome 8, Sorghum_bicolor_NCBIv3, whole genome shotgun sequence, one genomic interval encodes:
- the LOC110437688 gene encoding protein LITTLE ZIPPER 4-like — MERAENERLRRMAQGKCLENLLIMQENEWMRRKAQQLDQENKALLAELKQRQAAAGPSSGSVVSASAGSAAATNNLKPAKAAAGKHQQPK; from the coding sequence ATGGAGCGCGCGGAGAACGAGCGGCTGCGGAGGATGGCGCAGGGGAAGTGCCTGGAGAACCTGCTCATCATGCAGGAGAACGAGTGGATGCGGAGGAAGGCGCAGCAGCTGGACCAGGAGAACAAGgccctcctcgccgagctcaaGCAGCGCCAGGCCGCCGCCGGCCCTTCTTCCGGCTCCGTCGTCTCCGCTTCTGCTGgttccgccgccgccaccaacaACCTCAAGCCGGCGAAGGCGGCAGCCGGCAAGCATCAGCAGCCCAAGTGA